A stretch of Bombus huntii isolate Logan2020A chromosome 7, iyBomHunt1.1, whole genome shotgun sequence DNA encodes these proteins:
- the LOC126867272 gene encoding uncharacterized protein LOC126867272, which produces METPNLSHFLNVEVIPVMTTKSPRGSPTKINVITLSIPLSDARLINLILLILGTSLNVLIILVIVSKSSTRTSPNFYIISFACSNMVILIEPLEEVLKWFFDINMKLNMDYVLMISFDVSIITFSVLVFMLYISIFQDHVYFGHVVLKKKNAIKGIVLIWCSCIISLAIGLHIYDFFEEDMADIYVCFTFMFITMPLIVSIALGSLIIYELYILRKIEGWWRMKKLKHYIMLVVIGVAFLLIRTPYRLARAINFLLPKASCCTDDKREGLYFMAKTYPTIFSLIYIVLSNEFHEIFEQAIRKSRWHKSSRETIHEVVA; this is translated from the exons ATGGAAACACCAAATTTGTCGCATTTTCTAAACGTGGAAGTAATTCCTGTTATGACCACGAAGTCACCAAGGGGAAGCCCCACGAAAATCAATGTCATCACTCTAAGTATCCCGCTATCTGACGCACGACTGATAAATctgatattattaattctgGGAACCAGTCTGAATGTTTTAATTATACTAGTGATCGTTTCTAAATCGTCCACGAGAACGTCTCCGAATTTTTACATCATAAGCTTTGCATGTTCAAACATGGTGATATTAATCGAACCACTGGAAGAGGTACTTAAATGGTTCTTCGACATAAACATGAAATTAAACATGGATTACGTGCTAATGATCAGCTTTGATGTTTCTATTATCACATTTTCGGTTTTGGTATTCATGTTGTATATTAGTATCTTTCAAGATCACGTCTATTTTGGACACGTggtattaaagaaaaaaaatgctATTAAAGGTATTGTGTTGATTTGGTGTTCGTGCATTATTTCACTTGCTATTGGGCTCCATATATATGACTTTTTTGAAGAGGATATGGCGGATATTTACGTGTGTTTCACGTTCATGTTTATCACTATGCCGTTGATCGTATCAATTGCTTTAGGCTCTCTAATTATTTACGAATTGTATATATTGAGAAAAATCGAGGGATGGTGGAGAATGAAGAAGCTAAAGCATTATATTATGTTAG TGGTTATCGGAGTCGCTTTCCTGTTGATACGAACGCCATATCGACTGGCTAGAGCGATCAATTTCTTACTGCCTAAGGCATCATGCTGCACAGACGACAAGAGAGAGGGACTCTATTTCATGGCCAAGACGTACCCCACTATTTTCTCACTAATCTACATTGTATTATCGAATGAATTTCACGAAATCTTTGAG caGGCGATCCGAAAAAGTCGATGGCACAAATCGTCCAGAGAAACTATTCATGAAGTTGTTGCTTAA